One part of the Saprospiraceae bacterium genome encodes these proteins:
- a CDS encoding T9SS type A sorting domain-containing protein yields the protein MKLEKNLIFLFCALVQFRTISQSIINGDFELHNLSKCELNQTDTDFNKKMPNVYAFGKTYIYLKYQGEVDIQKKGCYVSPYSGNWCIGLGSDYLTNKTSDAIALELTSALIQGNKYKLSFYILGNTTFSDSLGYLLVGESVTNSDFGKVIDSISPIAMTWKEINIEFIAQENSNFITIKNEVGINAWNQVDSFSISEITGTSEYEKGKIDFTIFPNPTENNITIAFNDPIIFRFAKVYNIYGECILNSESCKIDLSDVSPGYYLIYVITEAGIASNKLIKK from the coding sequence ATGAAATTAGAAAAGAACCTTATATTCCTATTTTGCGCTCTTGTTCAATTCAGAACCATTTCTCAATCAATTATCAATGGCGATTTTGAACTTCACAATTTGAGTAAGTGTGAGTTGAATCAAACTGATACAGATTTCAATAAAAAAATGCCAAATGTATATGCTTTTGGCAAGACATATATTTATTTAAAATATCAAGGAGAAGTTGATATTCAAAAGAAAGGGTGTTATGTTAGTCCATATAGTGGTAATTGGTGTATTGGATTAGGAAGCGATTATCTAACTAATAAAACATCTGATGCTATTGCGTTAGAATTGACTTCTGCCTTAATTCAGGGTAATAAATATAAGCTTTCATTTTATATTCTTGGGAATACGACTTTCTCAGACTCTTTGGGATATTTGTTAGTTGGTGAGTCTGTTACTAATTCTGATTTTGGGAAGGTGATAGATTCTATTTCTCCCATTGCAATGACATGGAAAGAGATTAATATTGAGTTCATTGCCCAGGAAAATTCGAATTTTATTACTATTAAAAATGAAGTCGGAATCAATGCTTGGAATCAAGTTGATAGTTTTTCCATAAGCGAAATAACAGGAACTTCTGAATATGAAAAAGGGAAAATTGATTTTACCATTTTTCCCAATCCAACTGAAAATAATATTACTATTGCTTTTAATGATCCAATAATTTTTAGATTTGCAAAAGTTTATAATATTTATGGTGAATGTATTCTTAATTCTGAAAGTTGTAAAATTGATTTATCTGATGTGTCTCCAGGGTATTATTTGATTTATGTAATAACTGAGGCGGGAATTGCTTCAAATAAGCTAATTAAAAAATAA
- a CDS encoding T9SS type A sorting domain-containing protein has protein sequence MKYILFILILFQSLSFSIVKSQDCSFAKISNDTFFQDYVEFIYPQSNSDKIITIGSRFVRGFFDDTTFNAPIFEVFDYCGNSEIKIIYKVIDRFRLAHNRIAKSSSYLTEPIGNNALSISNNSFLLVDKASDTLSGEPFLLFIPLNELGNIGSIHSFPITIDEFNFNIKHVLKLINENILIILWDYPSENYYFYYFDKEYNFISKKAVVLPRGVRAIKEISNNEFICTSLKNDSSGFQFYKLSNSLEIEWTVSPYVSYGSARDILIKNDTIYIVGGIHEGGILLISDFTGNVLKEYKINIFPEQRLSGILLGENNDFFLSGYIIHPNSDKRGEDIAIIKLGEDSIIKEIKLFDFRNSSGTSGHQGYYTDFGGFGIAKANDGGIITYGVSKYERTRNGGVAHEDAILIKTEPMIITYNKDEPKLEFLKFVLKSNPVTSSLELIGKTEFIEQCFVYDIHGRLLSVYNQNSNIINVSLLNSGTYILKLLDKSNNCHQIKFVKI, from the coding sequence ATGAAGTATATACTTTTTATCTTAATCCTTTTTCAATCGTTATCCTTTTCAATCGTTAAAAGTCAAGATTGTTCATTTGCTAAGATTTCTAACGACACATTTTTTCAAGACTACGTAGAGTTTATCTATCCTCAAAGTAATTCAGATAAAATTATAACAATAGGAAGCAGATTTGTGAGAGGATTTTTTGATGATACGACATTCAATGCTCCAATCTTTGAAGTATTTGATTATTGTGGAAATTCAGAAATTAAAATAATTTACAAAGTAATTGATAGATTCCGACTTGCACACAATCGTATCGCCAAAAGTAGTTCTTATTTAACTGAGCCTATAGGAAATAACGCATTGTCGATCTCAAATAATTCATTCTTATTAGTTGATAAAGCCAGTGATACTTTATCAGGTGAACCTTTTCTTCTTTTTATTCCCCTTAACGAATTAGGTAATATCGGCTCTATACATTCATTTCCAATTACTATTGATGAATTCAATTTTAATATTAAGCATGTATTGAAGCTCATTAATGAAAATATTTTGATTATTCTTTGGGATTACCCTTCGGAGAATTATTATTTTTATTATTTTGATAAAGAGTATAATTTTATTTCTAAGAAAGCAGTTGTTTTACCACGAGGTGTTCGCGCTATTAAAGAAATTAGTAATAATGAATTTATTTGTACTTCTTTAAAAAATGATAGTTCAGGGTTTCAATTTTATAAATTAAGCAATTCATTGGAAATAGAGTGGACGGTAAGTCCATACGTGTCCTATGGTTCCGCGAGAGATATCCTTATTAAAAATGATACCATTTATATAGTAGGAGGAATTCATGAAGGAGGAATTCTATTGATATCTGATTTTACTGGAAACGTGCTAAAAGAATACAAGATAAATATTTTTCCTGAGCAAAGATTGTCTGGGATTTTGTTGGGTGAAAACAATGATTTTTTTCTATCTGGTTATATTATTCATCCAAATTCAGATAAACGCGGTGAAGACATTGCAATCATCAAACTTGGTGAAGACAGTATCATAAAGGAGATAAAACTATTTGATTTTAGGAATTCATCGGGCACCAGTGGTCATCAAGGGTATTATACCGACTTCGGAGGTTTCGGTATTGCCAAAGCAAATGATGGAGGCATAATTACTTACGGTGTATCAAAATACGAGAGAACGAGAAACGGCGGAGTTGCGCATGAAGATGCAATTTTGATTAAAACCGAACCTATGATTATTACTTACAATAAAGATGAACCTAAGCTAGAATTTCTTAAATTTGTATTGAAAAGTAATCCTGTTACCAGCTCATTGGAATTAATTGGAAAGACTGAGTTTATTGAGCAATGTTTTGTATATGATATTCACGGTCGACTTTTATCTGTGTATAATCAAAACAGCAACATAATTAATGTATCATTATTAAATTCGGGTACTTACATTTTAAAATTATTAGATAAATCTAATAATTGCCATCAAATTAAATTTGTGAAGATTTAG
- a CDS encoding RHS repeat-associated core domain-containing protein: MDHRVMKKINYAGGSLDTLTYYIYDAQGNVLSTYQKVKQTSGGSYAHVRLQDIKLYGSERLGNMKVDSFMYATARLGSAGVVRNYSMGKKIYELTDHLGNVYSTITDRRLGSGTAGQVVTVWNPDVLTAQDYLPYGMPIYDKLYKANITSYYKYAFNGKEKDDETKGAFNSYDYGYRIYDPRVCRFLSVDPLKFYPSQVDKSPYASFWSNPIKYNDPDGRCPQCLPGFIIGFVSDAIIQIASNKIQGKPAFENFSFSSATISGGAGMLSGGVSSLAKLGKFSQIALNTTIDASESVTKQVVQSGSISATQLISDIALGGLGNQSKVVNNSNIKIKENALNRSQRIGKENKIRLAKSDLSFANLSNAASGSLIGDALQKTSDEFRDKLKPNGLGMYMMKPVEIASDNTRVVLPLLENK, from the coding sequence ATGGATCATCGCGTAATGAAAAAAATAAACTATGCCGGAGGAAGTTTAGACACGTTGACGTATTATATTTACGATGCACAAGGAAATGTGCTTAGTACGTATCAAAAAGTAAAACAAACAAGTGGGGGAAGTTATGCACATGTCCGGCTGCAGGATATAAAATTATACGGAAGTGAAAGATTGGGAAACATGAAAGTGGATAGTTTTATGTATGCTACGGCGAGACTTGGAAGTGCAGGAGTGGTAAGAAACTATTCAATGGGTAAAAAAATATATGAGCTTACGGATCATTTGGGTAATGTCTATTCTACAATAACGGATAGACGATTGGGATCTGGCACAGCTGGGCAGGTAGTAACTGTCTGGAATCCAGATGTATTGACAGCACAGGATTATTTACCCTATGGAATGCCGATTTATGATAAGCTTTATAAAGCAAATATTACTTCTTATTACAAATATGCATTCAACGGAAAAGAAAAAGACGATGAAACTAAAGGAGCATTCAATAGCTATGATTATGGATATAGGATTTATGATCCGAGGGTTTGTAGGTTTTTGAGCGTAGATCCATTGAAATTCTACCCTAGCCAAGTGGATAAGTCGCCATATGCATCGTTCTGGAGTAATCCTATTAAGTATAATGATCCTGACGGTAGATGTCCGCAATGTTTACCTGGATTTATCATAGGTTTTGTTTCAGATGCAATTATCCAAATTGCATCAAATAAAATTCAGGGTAAACCAGCATTTGAGAATTTTTCTTTTTCATCAGCTACTATTTCTGGTGGAGCAGGTATGCTAAGTGGTGGTGTTTCATCTCTTGCTAAGTTAGGCAAATTTAGTCAGATTGCACTTAATACTACTATTGATGCATCTGAATCAGTAACAAAGCAAGTAGTACAGAGTGGTAGCATCTCTGCAACCCAACTAATTTCAGATATAGCCTTAGGTGGTTTAGGTAATCAATCTAAAGTTGTTAATAATTCTAACATTAAAATAAAAGAAAATGCACTTAATAGGTCTCAACGAATTGGAAAAGAAAATAAAATTAGATTAGCTAAAAGTGATTTGAGTTTTGCAAATTTATCAAATGCAGCATCTGGTAGTTTAATTGGAGACGCCTTGCAAAAAACATCAGATGAATTCAGAGATAAATTAAAGCCAAATGGATTAGGAATGTATATGATGAAGCCAGTAGAAATTGCAAGTGATAATACTAGGGTTGTTTTGCCGCTTTTGGAAAATAAATAA
- a CDS encoding DNA gyrase/topoisomerase IV subunit A, protein MTTDSNGHQMDHIVTLDGMYQDYFLDYASYVILERAVPAIEDGLKPVQRRILHSMYEKEDGRYHKVANLIGHTMQFHPHGDAAIGEALVNLGQKDLLIDTQGNWGDYRTGDSAAAPRYIEARLTKFALEVAFNPDTTDWQLSYDGRNQEPIALPMKFPLLLAQGVEGIAVGLATKILPHNFIELIKASIQILKGKKIELYPDFETGGSINVAEYNQGLRGGKVKVRAKVEIEDKKTLVVRELPYGVTTGNLIESIVKASEKGKIKIKQVSDNTAKDVEIRIEIQPGVSPEVTIDALYAFTNCEVSISPNACVIVDDKPLFLQVNEILKISTFHTKDLLQKELEIRRNELLEKWHLTSLEKIFIEQRIYRDIEECTSFEQVLEVIEIGLKKYVHTPSMNLKSATGKIKLTREITKEDILHLTEIRIKRISKYNKFHTDEQLKALELELKQVAHDLENLTDYAIAYFERILEKYGKGKERKTRLLEFESIQAVQVVANNSKLFVNREDGFIGSGLKKDEFIKECSDIDDIIVFRADGKMIVSRISEKTFVGKDILHVDVWKKADERTTYNMIYLDGESGRAMAKRFNVTGITRDKEYDLTKGHPKSKCLYFTANAEGEAEVVSVYLTPGCKAKLKTFDFDFTELEIKGRSSQGNIITKYPVRKISLKEKGKSTLGAQQIWYDENTGRLNTEERGKFLGGMNRGDKIIALYKNGNYEITEYDLNNRYSYEDLIHIAKFFPEMIISVVYYEGEKAWSMAKRFVIETSTLNSKFLFITEHKDSKVYFATTHPKPEVLFTYKRGKEKIDEILTIHEFVDVKGWKAIGNRIEDLPLIRVVDQSKDLKTPTKANGTSYKAGDTLEFDL, encoded by the coding sequence ATGACAACGGATTCCAACGGACACCAAATGGACCATATCGTTACGCTGGATGGGATGTATCAGGATTATTTTCTGGATTATGCATCCTATGTTATTCTTGAACGGGCAGTACCTGCCATTGAGGATGGACTAAAACCAGTACAGCGACGGATCCTCCATAGTATGTATGAAAAAGAAGATGGACGATATCATAAAGTAGCAAATCTTATTGGGCATACGATGCAATTTCATCCACATGGAGATGCTGCCATTGGGGAAGCTCTGGTGAATTTAGGCCAAAAGGATTTACTCATAGATACCCAGGGAAACTGGGGAGATTACCGCACCGGAGATTCTGCTGCCGCACCAAGATATATTGAAGCCCGGCTCACGAAATTTGCTCTCGAAGTCGCTTTTAATCCAGATACCACGGATTGGCAACTTTCATATGACGGCAGAAATCAAGAACCCATTGCCTTACCTATGAAGTTTCCACTTTTATTGGCTCAGGGCGTTGAAGGTATAGCCGTCGGACTAGCCACTAAAATCCTTCCCCATAATTTTATCGAACTGATTAAAGCTTCTATTCAAATTCTAAAAGGAAAAAAAATCGAACTCTACCCAGATTTTGAAACCGGGGGTTCTATTAATGTAGCCGAATATAATCAAGGATTGCGCGGTGGCAAAGTGAAGGTGCGTGCAAAAGTGGAAATCGAAGACAAAAAAACCTTAGTCGTCCGAGAACTTCCATATGGAGTTACTACTGGAAATTTAATAGAAAGCATCGTAAAAGCTTCCGAAAAAGGAAAGATTAAAATCAAACAGGTTTCCGATAATACCGCCAAAGATGTAGAAATCCGAATTGAAATACAACCCGGAGTATCTCCAGAAGTCACCATCGATGCATTATACGCTTTCACAAATTGTGAAGTGAGTATTTCTCCGAATGCCTGTGTAATCGTTGATGATAAACCTTTGTTTTTACAAGTAAATGAAATTTTAAAAATATCCACATTCCATACAAAGGACTTATTACAAAAAGAATTAGAAATAAGACGCAATGAGTTATTAGAAAAATGGCATTTAACTTCATTGGAAAAAATATTTATCGAACAAAGGATCTATCGTGACATTGAAGAATGTACCAGTTTCGAACAAGTATTAGAGGTTATTGAAATCGGTTTAAAAAAATATGTGCACACGCCATCGATGAATCTTAAATCGGCTACAGGGAAAATAAAACTAACCCGTGAAATAACCAAAGAAGATATTTTGCATTTAACAGAAATTCGAATAAAGCGGATTTCAAAATATAATAAGTTTCACACCGACGAACAATTAAAAGCACTTGAACTTGAATTAAAACAAGTTGCACATGATTTGGAAAATCTGACAGATTATGCAATTGCCTATTTCGAAAGAATTTTAGAAAAATATGGTAAAGGGAAGGAGCGTAAAACGCGATTACTGGAATTTGAATCCATCCAGGCTGTTCAGGTAGTTGCTAACAATAGTAAGTTATTTGTTAATCGAGAAGATGGTTTTATTGGTTCTGGATTAAAAAAAGATGAGTTTATCAAAGAATGCAGTGATATCGATGATATCATCGTATTTCGCGCAGATGGAAAGATGATTGTAAGTCGGATCTCAGAAAAAACTTTTGTAGGTAAAGATATCTTGCATGTGGATGTCTGGAAAAAAGCGGACGAACGCACCACCTATAATATGATTTATCTGGATGGCGAAAGTGGTCGCGCGATGGCTAAACGATTTAATGTAACAGGAATCACACGGGATAAAGAATATGATTTAACAAAAGGTCATCCAAAAAGTAAATGTCTCTATTTTACTGCAAATGCAGAAGGAGAAGCAGAAGTTGTAAGTGTTTATTTAACACCCGGTTGCAAAGCCAAATTAAAAACTTTTGATTTTGATTTTACAGAACTTGAAATCAAAGGACGCAGTAGTCAGGGAAATATCATCACCAAATATCCTGTACGTAAAATTAGCTTAAAGGAAAAAGGGAAATCTACCTTAGGGGCACAACAAATTTGGTATGATGAAAATACTGGCCGATTAAATACAGAAGAACGCGGAAAGTTTCTAGGTGGCATGAATCGGGGTGATAAAATCATTGCACTTTATAAAAATGGCAACTATGAAATCACAGAATATGATTTAAATAATCGCTATAGTTATGAAGATCTTATCCATATTGCAAAATTTTTTCCAGAAATGATTATTTCTGTAGTCTATTATGAAGGTGAAAAAGCGTGGTCTATGGCGAAGCGTTTTGTGATTGAAACCTCAACGCTTAATTCTAAATTTTTATTTATTACCGAACATAAAGATTCAAAAGTCTACTTTGCAACCACCCATCCAAAACCCGAAGTTTTATTTACTTATAAACGAGGAAAAGAAAAAATCGATGAGATTTTAACGATTCACGAATTTGTAGATGTCAAAGGTTGGAAAGCAATTGGAAATCGCATAGAAGATCTACCCTTGATTCGGGTAGTTGATCAAAGTAAAGATCTTAAAACACCAACAAAAGCAAATGGCACTTCCTATAAAGCAGGGGATACTTTGGAATTTGATTTATAA
- a CDS encoding insulinase family protein yields MTVLLQQDKSTAMVAVCVLYKVGSRDEQADKTGIAHLFEHLMFSNCGPGIDFDEVLQNAGGECNAFTTTDTTQYYSIAPASQLELLLALESNRISGFHVTRKDFKTQQRVVIEEFSEIYLNNPYGEFTHHLMALAYKTHPYRWPVIGFNQNQLKELDISDAEHFYNTYYNPTNAVLVVNGNIDWEETKALIEKHFGKIKAGLSGIRFYPKESELNTKRSLTISKELPEEGFYFAFPYCGRMDPDFYAVDFMTDMLSEGKSSMLYKRLKKESLLCSTIDCYITATTDPGLIIVEAKLSQGRIIEEAEQEFWTIIQELKNNKIPDHTFEKYMNKNESAYLFSQLGVMNQALNLSYAEWLGNPNLVYTELDNYLSLTKDQIHEAANKYFMEDQFCSLYYRQNK; encoded by the coding sequence TTGACTGTTTTATTACAGCAAGATAAATCAACTGCTATGGTTGCAGTTTGTGTTTTATATAAAGTAGGCTCCCGGGATGAGCAAGCAGATAAAACAGGCATTGCGCATTTATTTGAACATCTCATGTTTTCTAATTGCGGACCCGGAATTGATTTTGATGAAGTCTTGCAAAATGCAGGTGGTGAATGCAATGCTTTTACTACAACAGATACAACCCAGTATTATTCGATTGCTCCTGCTTCCCAACTTGAATTATTGTTAGCACTGGAATCAAATCGAATCAGTGGTTTTCATGTCACCAGGAAAGATTTTAAAACCCAGCAGCGGGTTGTGATTGAAGAGTTTAGCGAAATTTATCTCAACAATCCATATGGTGAATTTACGCATCATTTGATGGCCCTTGCATACAAGACACATCCATATCGTTGGCCGGTCATCGGATTCAATCAAAATCAATTAAAAGAACTAGACATTTCAGATGCGGAACATTTTTACAATACCTATTATAATCCAACGAATGCAGTATTAGTAGTGAATGGAAATATCGATTGGGAAGAAACAAAAGCACTTATTGAAAAACATTTTGGAAAAATAAAAGCAGGATTAAGTGGCATCCGTTTTTATCCAAAAGAAAGTGAATTAAATACTAAAAGAAGTCTCACCATTTCAAAAGAATTACCGGAAGAAGGTTTTTATTTTGCATTTCCTTATTGTGGCCGTATGGATCCTGATTTTTATGCTGTAGATTTTATGACGGATATGCTTTCCGAAGGAAAATCATCGATGTTGTATAAACGATTGAAAAAGGAGAGCCTCCTGTGTTCAACTATAGATTGTTATATAACCGCAACTACAGATCCTGGTTTGATAATTGTGGAAGCCAAACTGAGTCAGGGGCGTATCATTGAAGAAGCGGAGCAAGAATTCTGGACCATTATTCAGGAATTAAAAAACAATAAGATTCCGGATCATACCTTTGAAAAATACATGAATAAAAATGAAAGTGCTTATTTGTTTTCTCAATTAGGAGTTATGAATCAAGCGCTTAACCTATCTTATGCAGAATGGCTAGGAAATCCAAATCTGGTATATACAGAGTTAGATAATTATTTAAGTTTGACAAAAGATCAAATCCACGAAGCTGCAAATAAATATTTTATGGAAGATCAGTTTTGTAGTTTGTATTACCGGCAAAATAAATAA
- a CDS encoding T9SS type A sorting domain-containing protein — protein sequence MRKLLIILNSFLINCANSQIDSLADIFINPKPIWSHVAIDNSAIGYKGRTGMDYYLTLAERKLLIQDSFLYIVYNNHFEDLSGCFIEKIELRTGKVIWNNGFDLRNSTKREYTNHFFINSKNQLELLDFRYSFDTVDIFFPNWDSGKLSIRKYDIYSGMEVYKYHSPINDTDYPTFKASFNTYSYLNQNIKHGYDCYTNYINRNIPQFGIAKTRLDTLGKKIDIDGSYDIIGKYKNNNQYEEIPFLLNENFDTIVRMIHTYKTKPYITGDSMELSLYFLDSQLKLLKNTEISNTISKLREFQILTLKNNYIGILGTEYFTDNSYPREHILVVNSKGELSEEIIYPKRTNSNFGTCIGILKLKNEPGVLILNRNARKLDSLNLIFFKSDGKGNLSLVSELNMRDYYNLAIEGYLAEMEDGNILLAGLFRQLNLSVSQFPKTERFITSVWDLKSITSSNKQIKLSTSIAIYPNPASDYISIQGLENENYQVYIFDESGNLVINKEVNSSFSKISLNQKNNSLYFVEILNTKNQSVYIGKLVKLNP from the coding sequence ATGAGAAAATTATTAATTATACTAAATTCATTTCTAATAAATTGTGCTAATTCTCAAATAGATTCATTAGCGGATATTTTTATTAATCCTAAACCCATTTGGTCCCATGTAGCAATTGACAATTCGGCAATTGGCTACAAAGGACGCACCGGAATGGATTATTACTTAACCCTAGCCGAACGTAAATTATTAATACAAGATAGTTTTTTATATATAGTCTACAATAATCACTTTGAAGATCTTTCAGGATGCTTCATAGAGAAAATTGAATTGCGAACTGGCAAGGTTATTTGGAATAATGGATTTGATTTACGAAATTCAACAAAGCGAGAGTATACCAATCATTTTTTTATTAATTCAAAGAATCAATTAGAATTGTTAGATTTTAGGTACTCGTTCGATACTGTTGATATTTTTTTCCCAAATTGGGATAGTGGAAAGTTAAGTATCAGAAAATACGATATTTATTCTGGGATGGAAGTGTACAAGTACCATTCTCCTATAAATGACACAGATTATCCTACCTTTAAGGCTAGTTTCAATACATATTCATACCTTAACCAGAATATTAAACATGGCTATGATTGCTACACTAATTATATCAACCGCAACATACCGCAATTCGGAATTGCTAAAACAAGATTAGACACTTTAGGTAAGAAAATTGATATAGATGGTTCCTATGATATTATTGGTAAGTATAAAAACAATAATCAGTATGAGGAAATTCCATTTTTATTAAACGAAAATTTCGACACAATTGTTCGGATGATTCATACCTATAAAACCAAGCCGTATATTACAGGCGATTCCATGGAACTTAGTCTCTACTTTCTAGATAGCCAATTAAAATTATTAAAAAATACTGAAATCTCGAATACTATCTCGAAATTAAGAGAGTTTCAAATCTTAACTTTAAAAAATAATTACATTGGAATACTTGGAACTGAATACTTTACTGATAATTCCTATCCAAGGGAACACATTTTGGTAGTTAATTCGAAGGGTGAATTATCAGAGGAAATTATTTATCCTAAACGAACGAATTCAAATTTCGGCACATGCATTGGAATATTAAAACTTAAGAACGAACCTGGGGTTTTAATTTTAAACAGAAATGCAAGAAAGCTCGATAGTCTAAATTTAATATTTTTCAAGAGTGATGGCAAAGGAAATTTGTCTCTCGTTTCAGAGCTTAACATGAGAGATTATTATAATTTGGCTATTGAAGGCTACTTGGCCGAAATGGAAGATGGAAATATACTTCTCGCCGGATTATTCAGACAATTGAATTTAAGTGTCTCCCAGTTTCCAAAAACTGAAAGATTTATTACCTCAGTATGGGATTTAAAAAGTATTACTTCAAGTAATAAACAGATTAAATTAAGTACTTCAATAGCCATCTATCCGAATCCCGCTTCAGATTATATTTCAATTCAAGGACTTGAAAATGAAAATTATCAAGTATATATTTTTGATGAAAGTGGCAACTTAGTTATTAATAAAGAAGTAAATAGTAGCTTCAGTAAAATATCATTGAACCAAAAAAACAATTCATTATATTTTGTAGAAATTTTAAATACAAAAAATCAATCTGTATATATTGGAAAGTTAGTTAAATTAAATCCTTAA
- a CDS encoding RHS repeat-associated core domain-containing protein → MWTAYGKVDSIVKSNNQRIKYEYDAMDHRIMKKINYAGGSLDTLTYYIYDAQGNVLSTYQKVKQTSGGSYAHVKLQDINLYGSERLGNMKVDSFMYASARLGSAGVARNYSMGKKRYELTDHLGNVYSTITDRRLGSGTAGQVVTVWNPDVLTAQDYLPYGMPIYDKLYKATSTSYYKYAFNGKEKDDETKGAFNSYDYGYRMYDPRVCRFLSVDPLASQAPSWNPYRYGFNNPIRMIDPDGQFETEAEAKAYAKLEGIRTGWFSSNKIVSNKDGTFSIDNKKAGSSTYNDKEFGIQKAALVTAKKQETHVKFANAVGNILGMDPTKMSDPKEGAEQAMNAASRIINVLSLVEGGAAIQGAKALGKGVILYGMANDANDLVDDLTGFDAIESGLGVKGAAINSTVNSVLGLRQSVKDKHGNIGNIGDIKDLIFETPKLFSKDKPKK, encoded by the coding sequence ATGTGGACTGCATATGGAAAGGTAGACAGTATTGTAAAATCGAATAACCAGCGGATAAAGTATGAGTATGATGCGATGGATCACCGGATAATGAAGAAGATAAATTATGCCGGAGGAAGTTTAGACACGTTGACGTATTATATTTACGATGCGCAAGGAAATGTTTTAAGTACGTATCAAAAAGTAAAACAAACGAGTGGGGGAAGTTATGCGCATGTAAAGTTACAAGATATAAACTTGTATGGAAGCGAAAGATTGGGAAACATGAAAGTGGATAGTTTTATGTATGCTTCCGCGAGACTTGGAAGTGCAGGAGTGGCAAGAAACTATTCAATGGGTAAAAAAAGATATGAACTTACTGATCATTTGGGTAATGTATATTCTACTATAACTGACAGACGATTGGGATCGGGCACAGCAGGGCAAGTGGTAACTGTCTGGAATCCCGATGTATTGACAGCACAGGATTATTTACCCTACGGGATGCCAATCTATGATAAACTGTATAAAGCAACCAGTACATCTTATTATAAATATGCATTTAACGGTAAAGAAAAGGACGACGAAACCAAAGGGGCGTTTAATAGTTATGATTATGGATATAGAATGTATGATCCTAGGGTATGTAGATTTTTGAGTGTTGACCCGTTAGCAAGCCAAGCACCTAGTTGGAATCCTTACCGTTATGGGTTTAACAATCCGATAAGAATGATTGATCCAGATGGACAATTTGAAACTGAGGCAGAAGCAAAAGCTTATGCTAAACTTGAAGGTATACGAACAGGATGGTTTAGCAGTAATAAAATTGTTTCAAACAAAGATGGAACATTTTCTATTGATAATAAAAAAGCTGGGTCTTCTACTTATAATGATAAAGAATTCGGTATTCAAAAAGCAGCTTTAGTTACGGCAAAGAAACAAGAAACCCATGTTAAATTTGCAAATGCTGTGGGAAATATTTTAGGAATGGATCCAACAAAAATGAGTGATCCTAAAGAAGGGGCTGAACAAGCAATGAATGCTGCTTCCAGAATAATTAATGTGCTTTCATTAGTTGAAGGTGGTGCTGCAATTCAAGGGGCAAAAGCTTTGGGTAAAGGAGTAATATTGTATGGGATGGCCAATGATGCTAATGATTTAGTAGATGATTTAACTGGATTCGATGCAATTGAAAGTGGATTAGGAGTAAAAGGAGCTGCGATAAATTCAACTGTTAATTCAGTGCTTGGTTTGCGTCAATCAGTAAAAGACAAGCATGGCAATATTGGTAATATTGGTGATATTAAGGATTTGATATTTGAAACGCCAAAGTTATTTTCAAAAGATAAGCCTAAAAAATAA